One stretch of Corallococcus exiguus DNA includes these proteins:
- a CDS encoding enoyl-CoA hydratase family protein, protein MSEAPLVRYEVSRGVATLTLDSPRNRNALSRALVTQLLERLNAVGADSSVRAVVLAATGPAFCAGADLSEMADGGAAKAPGVLLDVLRTIVTLPQPVVAKVAGQVRAGGIGIVGACDVAVVAESVKFAFTEARIGVTPAVISLTTLPHLTSRAASRYFLTGEAFDAAEAARIGLITSAVSDASLDGAVEQILETFRVSSPQGLRETKQLVASGLRARIDAGGAEMVALSGRLFASEEAQEGMLAFLERRPPAWAAPK, encoded by the coding sequence ATGAGTGAAGCACCGCTCGTCCGGTACGAAGTCTCTCGTGGCGTCGCGACCCTGACGCTCGATTCGCCGCGCAACCGCAACGCGCTTTCGCGGGCGCTCGTCACGCAGCTGCTGGAGCGGCTGAACGCCGTGGGCGCCGACTCGAGCGTGCGCGCGGTCGTCCTCGCGGCCACCGGCCCCGCGTTCTGCGCGGGGGCGGACCTCTCGGAGATGGCGGACGGTGGCGCCGCGAAGGCGCCGGGCGTGCTGCTCGACGTGCTGCGCACGATCGTGACGCTGCCCCAGCCTGTCGTCGCGAAGGTGGCGGGGCAGGTGAGGGCGGGCGGCATCGGCATCGTGGGCGCGTGCGACGTGGCGGTCGTCGCGGAGTCCGTGAAGTTCGCCTTCACGGAGGCGCGCATTGGCGTGACGCCCGCGGTCATCTCCCTCACCACCCTGCCGCACCTGACCAGCCGGGCGGCGAGCCGCTACTTCCTCACCGGTGAGGCCTTCGACGCGGCCGAAGCCGCGCGCATCGGGCTCATCACCTCCGCCGTGTCGGACGCGTCACTGGATGGCGCCGTCGAGCAGATCCTGGAGACGTTCCGGGTGTCGTCTCCGCAGGGCCTGCGCGAGACCAAGCAACTGGTGGCCTCTGGCCTGCGCGCGCGCATCGATGCCGGGGGTGCGGAGATGGTCGCGCTCTCCGGCCGGCTGTTCGCCTCCGAGGAGGCCCAGGAGGGGATGCTCGCCTTCCTGGAGCGCCGGCCTCCGGCGTGGGCCGCGCCGAAATAG
- a CDS encoding AMP-binding protein: protein MSAIQAPQAPRISRVSLGDIVHRSALRWPERTALVDGDLEFSYAELDRRSNAFAHYLLAQGLPQGARIAMLCGNSAQMLTAFVGIYKSGLVWVPINTGLSVEAVQYIVEHAEATHAVVDAELLAKPGLRAMLDALGTRVIVCVPEGQAAPDGGTVAFLDTLKGQHGTLPEVAIQSGQLAQIMYTSGTTGQQKGVMHSHASVHAALSGNLFELGMRPSDSTICVLPMFHCAQHSIVMTFLLAGATVVVRRAFDPGAMLATIERRGITFLLGLPVMYGAMLAHPARPATKLSSLRLCLYVMAPMARTMLVELIEHFCPGGFALASGQTEMYPATTLFKPEQQLKRFGSYWGDSVVTNETAIMDDEGRLLGRGEVGEIVHRGPNVMLGYYKDPEATARASAFGWHHTGDLGMFDADGQLLFVDRKKDMIKTGGENVPSIKVEEVLLRHPSVLQVAVVGLPHSRWAEAVTGFVVLKPGVSATEAEINAHCRQHLGGFEVPKAIVLLPAMPQTSTGKAQKFVLRQQYARHYDAGRDDPQTP, encoded by the coding sequence ATGTCCGCGATCCAGGCACCTCAGGCCCCGCGCATCAGCCGCGTTTCGCTGGGAGACATCGTCCACCGGTCGGCGTTGCGCTGGCCGGAGCGGACGGCGCTCGTCGACGGGGACCTCGAGTTCTCCTACGCGGAGCTCGACCGGCGCTCGAACGCGTTCGCGCACTACCTGCTCGCACAGGGCCTGCCCCAGGGTGCGCGCATCGCGATGCTCTGCGGCAATTCCGCGCAGATGCTCACCGCCTTCGTGGGCATCTACAAGTCAGGGCTCGTCTGGGTGCCCATCAACACCGGCCTCTCCGTGGAGGCGGTCCAGTACATCGTCGAACACGCCGAGGCGACGCACGCCGTCGTCGACGCCGAGCTCCTCGCGAAGCCCGGGCTGCGGGCGATGCTCGATGCGCTGGGCACCCGCGTCATCGTCTGCGTGCCGGAAGGGCAGGCGGCGCCGGATGGGGGCACGGTCGCGTTCCTGGACACGCTGAAGGGGCAGCACGGCACGCTGCCGGAGGTGGCCATCCAGAGCGGCCAGCTCGCGCAGATCATGTACACCAGTGGGACCACCGGCCAGCAGAAGGGCGTCATGCATTCGCATGCGTCGGTGCACGCGGCGCTGAGCGGGAACCTGTTCGAGCTGGGCATGCGCCCGTCGGACTCCACCATCTGCGTGCTCCCGATGTTCCACTGCGCGCAGCACTCCATCGTGATGACGTTCCTGCTGGCCGGGGCGACCGTCGTCGTGCGGCGGGCCTTCGACCCGGGCGCGATGCTCGCGACCATTGAACGGCGCGGCATCACGTTCCTGCTGGGCCTGCCGGTGATGTACGGCGCGATGCTGGCGCACCCGGCGCGTCCGGCCACGAAACTGTCCAGCCTGCGCCTGTGCCTCTACGTGATGGCGCCCATGGCGCGCACGATGCTCGTGGAGCTCATCGAGCACTTCTGCCCGGGCGGCTTCGCGCTCGCATCAGGGCAGACGGAGATGTACCCGGCGACGACCCTGTTCAAGCCGGAGCAGCAGCTCAAGCGGTTCGGCTCGTACTGGGGCGACTCGGTCGTGACGAACGAGACGGCCATCATGGACGACGAGGGCCGGCTGCTCGGGCGCGGCGAGGTGGGGGAGATCGTCCACCGCGGGCCCAACGTGATGCTCGGCTACTACAAGGACCCGGAGGCGACCGCGCGGGCGAGCGCCTTCGGTTGGCACCACACCGGCGACCTGGGCATGTTCGACGCCGACGGCCAGCTCCTCTTCGTGGACCGCAAGAAGGACATGATCAAGACGGGCGGCGAGAACGTCCCGTCCATCAAGGTCGAGGAGGTCCTCCTGCGTCACCCCTCCGTGCTTCAGGTCGCGGTGGTGGGTCTGCCGCACTCACGCTGGGCGGAGGCGGTGACGGGCTTCGTCGTGCTCAAGCCCGGCGTTTCCGCCACGGAGGCGGAGATCAACGCCCACTGCCGCCAGCACCTGGGTGGGTTTGAGGTGCCCAAGGCCATCGTCCTGCTCCCGGCCATGCCGCAGACCAGCACGGGCAAGGCCCAGAAGTTCGTGCTCCGTCAGCAGTACGCCCGGCACTACGATGCGGGGCGTGACGACCCACAGACCCCCTGA
- a CDS encoding pilin has translation MRGVTTHRPPESAAPKKTVLPGVALGFAITSLCVVFLWPVGLVLAIMAMVKTGKPEHAGRRGLAITALIVAGLGPFVIGIVAAITIPNFIRFQARSKQAECKVNLKAVFTAARVSMVDEQPLVSLDAMGIEPGPRNRYAYVLRMPEEVIPVGAAFPAIDPAEIQAALAQAGVKPGVEGTCPDCVVTAACVGNVDNDDTLDVWSISTVNRTAANGETIELGTPYNHVNDVRE, from the coding sequence ATGCGGGGCGTGACGACCCACAGACCCCCTGAGTCCGCCGCGCCGAAGAAGACCGTCCTGCCTGGAGTCGCACTGGGCTTCGCCATCACGAGCCTGTGCGTGGTCTTCCTGTGGCCCGTGGGCCTCGTGCTGGCCATCATGGCGATGGTGAAGACAGGCAAGCCGGAGCATGCCGGGCGCAGGGGGCTCGCCATCACAGCCCTCATCGTGGCGGGACTGGGGCCCTTCGTCATTGGCATCGTGGCCGCCATCACCATCCCCAACTTCATCAGGTTCCAGGCGCGCTCGAAGCAGGCGGAGTGCAAGGTCAACCTGAAGGCGGTCTTCACCGCGGCGAGGGTGAGCATGGTGGACGAGCAGCCCCTGGTCAGCCTCGATGCGATGGGCATCGAGCCGGGACCGCGCAATCGCTATGCCTATGTGCTGCGGATGCCGGAGGAAGTCATCCCCGTGGGGGCGGCCTTCCCCGCGATCGATCCAGCTGAAATCCAGGCGGCCCTGGCTCAGGCGGGCGTGAAGCCCGGCGTGGAGGGGACGTGTCCCGACTGCGTCGTGACGGCCGCGTGCGTGGGCAACGTGGACAACGATGACACGCTGGACGTGTGGAGCATCTCCACCGTCAATCGCACGGCCGCCAACGGTGAAACCATCGAGCTGGGCACCCCGTACAACCACGTGAACGACGTCCGGGAGTAG